AACGATTTGAGAGGACCATTTTTGACTGTTGTATTTGAAATGAACACTGTGAAACGGTATATTATTCATGAAATGATAATTGGTAATGTGTTTCTGTATATGCTTGTTTGACTATGTTGTGGTTGCTTGTATATATTTCACTTACTGGACTGGCCGCATGATCCTAGTAGTAAATTGTTGTTGTGTTTATTGATACTACACTtgttctttctttgttgagtacatgacaTCTTCAGGCAGTTACTCAGTTAAGAGAACGTTGATTGAAggattcaagggtgagccagcTCTTTCAGGCTACCGTGAATTCTTCTCAGTCTTAGTCCTTTTTCTTCGGACTTAGACTATTTTcaaactttattttatattattattttcggggttgcatccccttactCTAGACCTTtagtagagttttggtacattgACTTTCATGCTCTAGGGGTTAACTTccacattttttattttgtatgattaattttctgagtttatgggaactcagtttAAAACTATCATTAAAAGTATGTTTCCACATCTTTCAATGCCTATTTCTATGTTAGGATGTTTGTTTGGGGTATagtattggttctcccaccaaaGGGTTAGTGTAGGTGTCATTCACGACctgatttgggtcgtgacactttttcaacttcatcatcaacattactTATTCTCTCACCAACATACATTGaatgtttttataaaaaaaatacaatgaaTAATATTTCATTATTAAGAAATAATGAACATTACATTGATTTATTAATTACAATGAATAAATGATGGATATTATAATGAAttaatgtaaaaaaatattttaataaatcataCATTGTACTTTATGTAtatgaatttatttattatattaattcaaCAAATATAATGCATAAATTAGTAAGATACAATAATTTTAATGTAAtcaaaattaacttttattaaatctcaaaaatactctttaaattaataaatattaatttatcgatTAAATAATATctgtataaataataatatttaatagtCCCAACAATATTAATTTAGAGAGGTTTACTGTTAACTGTTGGTCATATTGTTTATAAGGATGGACTTTTTATTCTCATATGAACAAAGGTTAGGGTAAATCCCTCTCTtcactattaaaaaaaaaagaaattaatgaagGACAAAATTTCGTATCTAAATAGcaaaaattttatgttattccCATTTAGCAATGGATTAAAGAAagattataagaaaatttaattagcTAGAAAGCTTTTTAGCGTTGAATTAGCTAGGTATTATCGATATATTTGATAGTTAATTCCATATTTTCTTGTAGTGCTCGTAACACCAATTTTTTGCTAATATATGCAAGAATAAAGATCGCACCCACAATCAGGATAATCGTTCTTTTggccaaaataaaataatttaaaattttgactcTCAAAAATGACATAGATTGAAAAAGAGCAAATAATAACTATAGACAACAAATTAAACGCAAGTTACATAAAACAAAGAAATTACATGCATACACGATCCTCACTGTAGGATAAAACTACGTACAACTTATTACGTATTATCAATTAAAACAATACctgataaaaataatttgactctcaaaattcgAAAGATATCACATAGATTGATGGCATTAGGAAATTTGTTAGTCATAGGGTGTAGCAACCAAGTACAAGGTGTTTTTCCTAGTAGCAGCAGCACCAAAACTTTCAGTCATATCTAAATCTTCTGGATTCATACCATTAGGAAGTTTCCAATCAAAATGGTAGAGAAATCTAGCCAATGTAAGCTCACTACTTGCTGTAGCAAATAACATTCCTGGACAAACTCTttttccaaatccaaatccCAAGAACTCCATAGGAACACTTGATGATCCTTTGATCATTTTCACATCATCAACGTCCTTATCGACATAATTGTTGAATCGATCAGGCCTGAATTTATTTGGATTGCGCCAATATTCAGGGTCTCTTCCCATTGCGTACAAATTCATTAAGACTATTGTTTTATTAGGAATAATGTACCCGTTTATCGCGATTTCCTCGGTTGATTCTCTTGGTGCGGCTAAGGGACCAGGAGGATGAAGTCTTAGAGTTTCTTTAACAACCAatttcaagtatttcaaattttgtACATCATTATGATCAAcactttttttcccttttaaatgttggggtgaggaagcaccacaactaaagtttgatatgatgaaaatattgaaaataaattggacacgagaattttacgtggaaacccctctaaatgatagaagggtaAAACCACGGgatagaaggatctcactatttaatatggagtacacagctctcaaatacaaggagaaaacaacaattaacacttctctcttgtaaaaggaacaactactaaagaggacactcaagactaaaatatttatcttggtgtataactctctttgtattcttactctctctttctggatttttggatgatctaaatgagggcagaGTGCCCTCTATTTATAACAGCCAAAAATGCgtaaaaagaatgaaaaacGCGTAaggaaaatgaggaaaaaaCTGGCAATTGAAAATGTAAAAAGGGAGGCTACTTTCGGGTGCCccctttttttgacttcttgCATTCTctcacttgaagatttaattgagaatcaattaagtcttcacaccatcctttctacccaattactgcaatgttacgtttctgctaggccaatatgagatcgacaccatatgaacttgttactgttgatcggctttgtaaacatatctgtcaggttgtcattagtgtgaattttctgaatatccacactgccttcttccaccttctcatgAACAAAGtaatactgaactcgtatgtgctttgtccttgaatgaaatgcaggattctttgcaagatgcaaagcgctttgactgtcacaaaatagagcaaccttttcttgtttgtgcccgagttcctccagtaacatctgcatccatattacCTCTTTACTAGCTtatgtagctgctacatattctgcttctatcgtagatgtagccacgatagattgcagttttgaaacccagcttacagcttcTCCaccaagagtaaacacataatctgtggtggacttgcttttatcaagatcacctgcataatctaaatcaacataacctttaacaataaagtctgatcctccataacacattgtaacatctgaggtacccttgatatatctcaggatcctcttaacagtattccaatgctctctaccaggattagccatgtatcgactaaccactctcACTGCTTATGCAATATCCGGTCTTGTACATACCTTGACAaatattaaacttcccactgctgatacatacggtactcgagatatctccatcctctctgcttcattgctaggactcatacttgaggataacttgaaattaataggaagtgaggtagaaattgacttatagTCTTGCAtattgaagcgtctcaagattttcttcaagtagttcttttgagaaagccaaatcttcctattatttctgtcttggtgaatttgcatccctagaatcttgtttgctggtcctaaatcctttatttcaaactccctagccaactgtgcctttaaatttgtgagatgATCTTtattggggcctgctaccaacatgtcatcaacatacaacagcaaaataacaaaatcgtcatcaccaaatctcttgtaataaacacaaggatctgaactatatctgttgtatccaaggcttataatgaaggaattaaatctcttataccaacatctcggtgcctgtttgagaccgtatagagatttgttcaacctgcaaaccaagttctcttttccctgttcttcaaaaccttctggttggagcatataaatttcttcttcaagttctccatgaagaaatgcagttttgacatctaattgctccaagtacaagtcaaatgtagcacacatcgccaggaccacttgaattgttgtgagtcgaaccactggagaaaatatctcattgaagtcgataccttctttctgagtgaatcctttcaccaccaatcttgcacgatatttctctacttgatcattaccattgcgtttgatcttgtagacccatttgtttccaatggccttccttccttgtggtaattgaacaagatcccatgttttatttttatggagagcttcaatttcttcttgcattactgccacccacagagatgattcttggcctttcatagcctcgtgaaaagttgaaggctcccCATTttctgttagtagacagtatgctatattactctccatagaataatctgagtgccaagctggttctcttctcttcctagttgaccgtcgaacttctggagtttTGATCTCAgtttgctcttgttcttcgtgctctggtgctgcttcagaagaaactaaaacttcttctatttcttcaacttcaactgtagtagtctctgatttttcttttgaagtgctaccttcttttgcttgtatcttgttttcaataaatacaacatccctgttgattaccaccttgcgggctgtgggatcccacaagcgataccccttgactccatcagcataccctaagaaaatgcattcccaagattttggatccaactttgatttttcttgggtgttgtacataacataagcaggacttctgaatatatgtaagcgagaataatcagctggttttcctgtccacatctctattggcgttttcagatcaattgcggttgatggtgaccgattgatcataTAACAGGTGGTTTTGACTGCTTcagcccagaatggtttttccaaccctatagttgccaacatagctcttgtccgttccaacaaggttctgttcatccgctctgctactccattttattgtggagtatatgccaccgtgaactgtcGTTTAATACTTttttgtttacagaagttattaaattcatcatcagtgtattctcctccattatctgtcctcaaatacttgatctttttctcagattcaagttccacccgtgctttaaattctttgaaaactgaaaaaacatctaccttcctcttgattggatacacccaacttctcctggagtaattgtcgataaatgacatgaaatattttgctcctcctagagactccatcggtgcttgccagacatcagagtgaactagatctagtatttccttgcttttagcagaggaactgctaaacttcagtctattttgcttactggtaacacaatgctcacaaaaggatagtgaaacctttttgagccctggaaaaagtttttgctcagcaagaatcttcaaacctcgttccgacaaATGGCCAAGTTTAtgatgccacatcatcgttgattcttcaaatgaacttgctgacgtggttgatgcttctccttcttggtgtgtttcacttttaagcacatatagatttgcagcaagtttttctgctttcatcactacaagcgctcttttggatattctcatgacttcACCATAAGTCTTATACGAaaatccattatcatctagttgtcctaaagacaatagattctttttcaagtcttttacatgtcgtacctcctggatggtgtaaaccgtgccatcatacatctttattttgatggacccaataccaatatcatgtaacacccctcaaaattttcccctagaattcaaacccttattgtatacgggtagggtcgaactcgagtattgaggagcgtatgcatgagtcgaaatgagtctttgagaattcgagcagcgttagaggtgaggcagggtcatgaaggacccctaggattaaattaaatctaaaagattcatcgtggctaagtttgggtaggagttcacataaggggtcgacttctaacgaccctatctttgaAAGATgataatctgggtggcccatgagcCATCAAATCAAAGttcattgagtcttctttccaatgccaccaagaacgtaaattttggagttcggagtcaaaagatatgatgaccCTAAGAtaaactagcacggcaggaatttcatttctggcctgggttgcaactgctggggaaatggccttggcgctgtaagggcgcgacgcgccactatcgctccatatacatgcctcagtagtttggtccttggcgcgatgcgctactaaaagttgtgcagggtttttcaggccaaatttccagaacccagaaaatatggccttggcgctgtaagggcgcgatgcgccactatcgcaccagaaacatgcctcaatagtttagtctctagcgcggcgcgccactacgaggtgtgcaggttttaggcgtattcagtctggcgctgcaatggcgcgacgcaccactatcacgccaggtgcatttttagcttattttcagaacttttgaggaggggtaatttgggaacttacccaaattatatatatgttacccttggtcttttgggaacacattttgcagcctcaccctctctctaaaaagccctagcttctctctcttttcttcttcttctccatttccaacaaaaaagagtccaagagcttcaagatttgagtcctccattgaagacccaaccacaaggttttctccaagtcttcactaaggtatgtaaggctatctaaaacatgggttgaattcacccatgtgccctactcttgctttgaggttagatgttcatgagaatagagtttcttggtattgTTTGTGTTTGTAGGAACTTGGTCCCCTATCTAGTTGATTttatatgtgtcaatgttattgagctaagaggttccaaaaTGAGCCCTTAGTTGAGTATgagtgatgaagaaatgagttgtgaaaTATGTTCTATTTATCTTCTTACTATGTAGATCatgataaaagatgttattttcttgagaatgttgctcaatatgaaatgtcaatttaaagtcttgaaattgtgataagcctcaaaagatttctcaaatggatgaaagaaatgattgattttatctagatgatgttacatatgtgcatttaaatttctttgaatgcTATGCTtaagattgatcggatagtacgattAAGGAAGatgtgattgtgatagagttgacgagatgacaaggttgtaacgagacttgtcgatatgagttgattgagttgattggatggagttttatgagcattgagtcttgggaggagtatcgagcaccgaattgggcaagagtatagtccatactcaaacccaatacctgtgttgccaaacgtagggaggattgaaccattaagtcggatgcttccccgagagtttgtcctaacattataggacttggttggattggatccatgagtgtttgattcgttcataccctggcaaggtatgaacgggcgcggcaacaacgtcattttattgtaccttcactggctcataagtgatgattgttgattaagagaaactcccaaataggtcttgatagtactctgagtcagattgagttgaattgtatgtgattggtcccgtctaaatcatattcttgtttagacttaggacatttgattgagttattattcctcttgagttgagcttccgagttaATTAATTCTTTCGTGATGTTCGTTGTatccagccattttacatactcgtacattccatgtactgatgccatttgacctgcatcatttcatgatgcagagacaggtactagagatcatcaaccggcgttCCCCTGAAGATCTACCTACaccctcagctagttggtgaatcctcttagtttccggaggatgttgagccttcatgtacagttttgttgacatttcctttactttgattgttggtagccatggacttgtcattgtcacctcttagactttgatagaggcttcatagactggagtgtggggaggtcgaactgttgttttgaggagtcttattttattgcctTGTTGggtttgtaaatgtttggccttcggcccctatatatgaatagtatttctttaattgagtttccgctaagagaatgtgattgaatgaatgtgtgactgaaCCAGGTGGTTAGCTCGGAGgttagaaatggccttcgggtgccgtttacatctagggtaccctcctggggcataacataacatccaaagcatgatcgtttcccatgaacacagaccctcctaagataggattatattgatggaaccattctctcctagaagtcatgtgccatgttgctcctgtgtccatgatccagacatcagcgaaatattttctgccttcattatttgatattacctcactacataaaatatcgctatcatccgaggtacatgcaacattcccttgagcatttgatggctcaaggttttcactcttcttcttgaatcgacaatctttcttgaagtgccctttcttgccacagttgtagcacttgatattcttcttacttcttgattgagatctgccatgattgtgactcccactagggccacgttccgttggtcttcctctcaccatcatcaaggcttcagcttgctgcAAACTTGCTTGtttgtcttccttatttttgagccgattttcttcttccaagacaactgctgcaatttcatcgaaaactagactgtctgtattgttcgtcaggttgatgatgagttgatcatacgagtcaggcagactttgaagtagaagctccgcacgttcagtcccctctattttgcaactcattgttgtaagttgcgaaaacagagtattcaaagtattgatgtgttcagtaactgataTGGACTCTatcattcgaagagtatacaatcttcttttaaagaagattttattatgtaaagacttggcctcatacaaccccgtaagagtattccatatttccttcgccgtccgcttttccaccacactagacaacacttgattagctagtgtcaagtgtagatcagcaactgcattgttgtctatgtcgttccacttgctgtcatcaataaagtctgtgggtctgccttcaattgcagctaagcaattatCTTTTCTCAGtattgcttttattttcattttccacaatgagaaattagtcccattgaatttctcaacatTAAACTTTTTTGTACtggacattgttatttgctttacactcttctagatcgtttctaaatatttttacgAACAATcatgacaaactgtaccgtcaccgaaatttactattcacgtgaatagtactattcaccgaattttactattcacgaaaagttattattcacaaatagtaccttcgcataaaatagacagaataaccgatggctctgataccactgttggggtgagaaagcaccacaactaaagtttgatatgatgaaaatattgaaaataaattggacacgagaattttacgtggaaacccctctaaatgatagaagggaaaaactaCGGGGTAGAAAGATGTCactatttaatatggagtacacaactctcaaatacaaggagaaaacaacaattaacacttctctcttgtaaaaggaagaactactaaagaggacactcaagactaaaatatttatcttggtgtataactctctttatattcttactctctctttctggatttttggatgatctaaatgagggcagaGTGTCCTCTATTTATAACAGCCAAAAACGCGtaaaaaaaatgaggaaaaaactGGCAATTGAAAATGTAAAAAGGGAGGCTACTTTCGGCTGCCCCCTTTTTTGACTTCTTGCATTAAAGTCTCTCTGACTTCAAATTGGGCTTTTTTCAACATTAttggattctttaataattCGGCCATGGCCCATTCCACTAAAATTGATGTCGTATCCGTCCCACCGAAAAACATATCCTAATAAATTTCATAAATGGTCATATAACTATCAGTCGATGATCTTTTTAAAAGagaattattttaagaaaaactttatttttattgtagAAATTCAAACGAAGTCACATAAGTTGAGATGGATGGAGTAACACATAGGAAGAAAATATGCATTATGTATACTTACCAAGACTGTAGCTTTGATGTTATCTCTTGTTATAGGGATTTGAAAATTGTGGCTCTCCTTCTCTCTGAGCCTTAGAAGAAGGTGCAAAAGATCTTCCCCATCAACATTATTTTTTCGTATGCTTTCTTCGTGTTCGTGGACAATATCTTCTAGAAGGCAATCAATGAATTCATGATGCATTTTTAGTAACTTTTGATTAGATCCTGGAAAAAATTTATCGAGAAACTCGATGGAAGGGAACAAATCCGACATATTAAAAAGTACCACGAGCGGTGTTATTTTTCTTATCGCAGACATCAATGAATCCAAATTGTTACAAGTCGTTCCAACGGTAGCCTTACAAATAATAGCACAAGTGAGGGAGTTAAGATACTTGTACACATTAATTAAGGTACCTTCAATCGATGACTCCCTAATAGATTTCATTAAAAGCGAAATCTCCTCCTCCATAAGGGGATAATTCGAGTGAATTCTTTTCGTGCTAAGGAGCTCTGACAAGCAAATTTTACGCATTTGTTTCCAATAATCACCGTAGGGAGCAAAATCAATGTCTCCACAATTGTATGCCATGGTCTTCGAGACAAGGAGGTCCAGCCTATGAGAAAGCGCGGCGTCACTTGTTTTCATCAATTCTTTAAGTATTTTATATGAAGATATGACAATGGTTGGACGTTCACCGAGTTTTACGTGCATCAACGGTCCATATTTCTCCGATAATCCCTTGAGTGTGATGTAAGGTTGGGAGATTCCGAGCTGATGTAAGTTTCCGATGATCGGGAGTTTCCATGGACCCGGAGGTAATTTTTTCGCTTTTTTATGCGTTTTAACGAAtgcaagaagtaaatgtagaaaaatgagaaatatgATGACAATGAAGAAGTAGTCTTCCATAATGTGTTAATtgactaaataaataaaagagaggctactttaATTTAACAATGTCTCTTCTGTTAGAAAGCCTATGGTGGTGTGTCCACTAGTAAGGTAGTGTATCCATTAGTAAGTATTTTAATCACGTGGGGCCCACTGCAAATGGGCAACCACTTGACATTTGCCTATATAAATTGCCATCTTATGGCAATCAGAATGCAGAACATATGGCAATCAGAATGCAGAAAAAATATAGGAAAGGACAACTGTCTTCTTTCCCTTTGTTCTCTCATACTCTCTCCGCTTTATGTTGCTAAATCTTGTTTATTTTACAAAacattatcagcacgaggctccggctattgtttcaaggtaacaaaaagtggtaagaattttatttaaatttattttcataaaatggcaaatatttcaaaaattgaatttactgctcttgatattTCTAGAAAAGACTACTCCTCATGGCACTAGATaccgaaattcatttagaatcaatgggtctggcagacacgaTTAAAGATGAAAACcaggcatctagtcaagaccgtgcaaaagctatgattttcctccaccaccatcttgacgagggtcttaaattacaatatcttacattaaaagatcccttgaaattgtggaaaaatttaaaagaaaggtatgaccacctgaagttggtcatgcttccacaagcagtcatgactggttaaatctgagacaaatggactttaaaaatataactgaatataattctgctttatttcgaattatagctcagttaactttatgcggagatgaaatcacggaacaagataaacttgaaaaaacatactccatatttccaccccgcgaatatgctcctgcagcagcaatatcgtgaaaaggctttacaaaatattctgaattattatctcacttacttattgctgaacgccataatgaattattaatgaaaaatcatgatagttggcccgttggttctttgtcactccctgaagtgaatcaggcaaattctaaccaacgagaaagaggccatggccccagtcatggtcgtggtcgtggtcgtagtcaaaaaagaaattttaatcatgatgctcggctggcaccaagaaataaccagcaatataaaaggcagggtaaaaagccagaagctttaccgaagaataattcagaaacaatatgtcatagatgtggaggtgtggggcactggtcgcggatttgccggtcgtcaaaacgtctggttcagctatatcagacatcattaaagaggacagaaaataatccagagacaaattttatctctgaggataatattgagcccatgcatctggatgtagctgatttctttaattttccagaagtaaatatgaatgttgataagcccgataatatttaaacaattctctttgttgttgtatgtattaaatattatgtttgtatttttctagatccatgtaataaaataaaattttgtataataaattatgtattaattataatatttactttctttctttgtgaagaaaatatggaaatacctcaaatcttgtttggatcaatgataaatcacgaggatatttgtgtaattgatagtggaacaacccatgctatatttaaagacgagaaatatttttccaatttacttagaagaaaagctaatgttactacaatttctggtaattcaaaaatgatagaaggctccggaagagctactataattctgcctaagggaacaaaaattgttatagaagatgcattattttcttctaaatccccaagaaacttg
The genomic region above belongs to Solanum dulcamara chromosome 5, daSolDulc1.2, whole genome shotgun sequence and contains:
- the LOC129890338 gene encoding premnaspirodiene oxygenase-like; translation: MEDYFFIVIIFLIFLHLLLAFVKTHKKAKKLPPGPWKLPIIGNLHQLGISQPYITLKGLSEKYGPLMHVKLGERPTIVISSYKILKELMKTSDAALSHRLDLLVSKTMAYNCGDIDFAPYGDYWKQMRKICLSELLSTKRIHSNYPLMEEEISLLMKSIRESSIEGTLINVYKYLNSLTCAIICKATVGTTCNNLDSLMSAIRKITPLVVLFNMSDLFPSIEFLDKFFPGSNQKLLKMHHEFIDCLLEDIVHEHEESIRKNNVDGEDLLHLLLRLREKESHNFQIPITRDNIKATVLDMFFGGTDTTSILVEWAMAELLKNPIMLKKAQFEVRETLKGKKSVDHNDVQNLKYLKLVVKETLRLHPPGPLAAPRESTEEIAINGYIIPNKTIVLMNLYAMGRDPEYWRNPNKFRPDRFNNYVDKDVDDVKMIKGSSSVPMEFLGFGFGKRVCPGMLFATASSELTLARFLYHFDWKLPNGMNPEDLDMTESFGAAATRKNTLYLVATPYD